Part of the Triticum aestivum cultivar Chinese Spring unplaced genomic scaffold, IWGSC CS RefSeq v2.1 scaffold45068, whole genome shotgun sequence genome is shown below.
AGATCTTCGTTCATGCTTTGTACGCCAACCCCAAGAGGAGTGATGAAGAACTAAGCAAGTTGCACAGAACCCTGCAGAAGGTTAGAGACAAATCATTGGACAAAATTGCTAAGAAGATACTCAAGTTCTCTTATAGTGATATGCCTAAAGAATACAAGTCTTGTTTGATGTACCTAGCAATTTTCCCTAGACGACAACCCATCAGGCGGTCAACCTTGATAGGACGGTGGGTTGTCGAAGGGTTGATAACCAAGGAAGACTGGGCCAGTTCTGTGCGTCATGCCAGTCGATGTTTTGATGCGTTGATCAATCGGTGGCTTGTTTATCCTGCCGATATTGGGGCTACAGGAAAGATAAAGAGTTGTGTGATAGGTGATCTTGTTCATGAATTCATTACCAAGATCGCTAGAAAGCGGCGCATTGTGGAAACACGCCTGTCACATCACTTGGCTCTCCGCTTCTCCATTTTCAATGACCTCCGACTCCGTGGCTCGGATAAAATAGATAGATTCTTCGAAAAGCTCCATGAAGAATCATCTCGAGTATCCCTGATCAAGGTGCTAGATCTCCAAGATTGCCAGTGCTTTGGACGGAAGAATCAAATCTACCTCAGGGACATATGCAGCAAGATGTTACTGCTCAAGTATCTGAGCCTAAGGGGAACAGATGTTACCCAGCTGCCGACTGAAATCAATAACCTCCGTGAGCTAGAAGTATTGGATATCCGAGAAACATATGTGCCTCCATCTGCAACAGTAAATGTCTTACTCCTGAAGTTGAAGCGTTTGCTGGCTGGTCGCATTGTTCCAAGTTCGGGGGTAAGTAGTACTGAACTATTTAGTGTTGAGATCCCTGATAAGGTCGAAAAAATGGTAAACATGGAGGTATTGTCCAATGTCAAGGCACNNNNNNNNNNNNNNNNNNNNNNNNNNNNNNNNNNNNNNNNNNNNNNNNNNNNNNNNNNNNNNNNNNNNNNNNNNNNNNNNNNNNNNNNNNNNNNNNNNNNNNNNNNNNNNNNNNNNNNNNNNNNNNNNNNNNNNNNNNNNNNNNNNNNNNNNNNNNNNNNNNNNNNNNNNNNNNNNNNNNNNNNNNNNNNNNNNNNNNNNNNNNNNNNNNNNNNNNNNNNNNNNNNNNNNNNNNNNNNNNNNNNNNNNNNNNNNNNNNNNNNNNNNNNNNNNNNNNNNNNNNNNNNNNNNNNNNNNNNNNNNNNNNNNNNNNNNNNNNNNNNNNNNNNNNNNNNNNNNNNNNNNNNNNNNNNNNNNNNNNNNNNNNNNNNNNNNNNNNNNNNNNNNNNNNNNNNNNNNNNNNNNNNNNNNNNNNNNNNNNNNNNNNNNNNNNNNNNNNNNNNNNNNNNNNNNNNNNNNNNNNNNNNNNNNNNNNNNNNNNNNNNNNNNNNNNNNNNNNNNNNNNNNNNNNNNNNNNNNNNNNNNNNNNNNNNNNNNNNNNNNNNNNNNNNNNNNNNNNNNNNNNNNNNNNNNNNNNNNNNNNNNNNNNNNNNNNNNNNNNNNNNNNNNNNNNNNNNNNNNNNNNNNNNNNNNNNNNNNNNNNNNNNNNNNNNNNNNNNNNNNNNNNNNNNNNNNNNNNNNNNNNNNNNNNNNNNNNNNNNNNNNNNNNNNNNNNNNNNNNNNNNNNNNNNNNNNNNNNNNNNNNNNNNNNNNNNNNNNNNNNNNNNNNNNNNNNNNNNNNNNNNNNNNNNNNNNNNNNNNNNNNNNNNNNNNNNNNNNNNNNNNNNNNNNNNNNNNNNNNNNNNNNNNNNNNNNNNNNNNNNNNNNNNNNNNNNNNNNNNNNNNNNNNNNNNNNNNNNNNNNNNNNNNNNNNNNNNNNNNNNNNNNNNNNNNNNNNNNNNNNNNNNNNNNNNNNNNNNNNNNNNNNNNNNNNNNNNNNNNNNNNNNNNNNNNNNNNNNNNNNNNNNNNNNNNNNNNNNNNNNNNNNNNNNNNNNNNNNNNNNNNNNNNNNNNNNNNNNNNNNNNNNNNNNNNNNNNNNNNNNNNNNNNNNNNNNNNNNNNNNNNNNNNNNNNNNNNNNNNNNNNNNNNNNNNNNNNNNNNNNNNNNNNNNNNNNNNNNNNNNNNNNNNNNNNNNNNNNNNNNNNNNNNNNNNNNNNNNNNNNNNNNNNNNNNNNNNNNNNNNNNNNNNNNNNNNNNNNNNNNNNNNNNNNNNNNNNNNNNNNNNNNNNNNNNNNNNNNNNNNNNNNNNNNNNNNNNNNNNNNNNNNNNNNNNNNNNNNNNTGAGTGAGTGTATGTCCCTGCTACTTATTCTACATCTGTGTCCTGTAAATAAGAATGAGCATATGTAATGGTGTGTACATGTGTGCCCTGTAACTAAGAAGGAGCAAATGTAATGGTGTGCCCtgtaaccactagtagaaaaagaggcttccatacgcccccattagtccccaaaataatcgaaccgcgaccaaaggggtctttagtcgcgggtcgggaggagacccgcgaccaactatctgggcccagcgcgctcggtcgacagctggcggacgggaggggctttagtcgcggttggccaggtcaaccgggattaaaggttagacctttagtcccggtNNNNNNNNNNNNNNNNNNNNNNNNNNNNNNNNNNNNNNNNNNNNNNNNNNNNNNNNNNNNNNNNNNNNNNNNNNNNNNNNNNNNNNNNNNNNNNNNNNNNNNNNNNNNNNNNNNNNNNNNNNNNNNNNNNNNNNNNNNNNNNNNNNNNNNNNNNNNNNNNNNNNNNNNNNNNNNNNNNNNNNNNNNNNNNNNNNNNNNNNNNNNNNNNNNNNNNNNNNNNNNNNNNNNNNNNNNNNNNNNNNNNNNNNNNNNNNNNNNNNNNNNNNNNNNNNNNNNNNNNNNNNattaacaaatatgaatttcgactttatttgcaaaatctctctggaatttcttaaaatgggcataacttttgcatacgaactccgatgaaaaagttttttatatgaaaaatcatctacttacatccgaatttaaccgggggaaccccgttaaacattttctaaatcctcaaaaacctaacagaaaaaaagatacggggcttttaagatctggagaggcaaaaaaattcaaaaaaattcaaattgtaatcaaactgtggtcaaacaatggtcaaactaattattctagaatattagtgttactaaataattatttcagtttttttaaattttggtcaaatctagtcaaactatttgtcaaacagtggtcaaacaatggtcaaactaattattccagaaatattagtgttactaaataattattgttttttaaaacaatagtttcaaactcaaacagtgaaatgtgtcacttcatgctcaagctaaattcctgagggttaatagaattgacatcctactattgttaggaaaacaacaagtgcagacttggaaacgagggagaatagaacccggaagttaagcgtgctcaggctggagtagtgagaggatgggtgaccgtccgggaagttagatgatttggaatgatgaggggtggtgattagagattagtgatgaggggtggtgattatggattagaggttaaaataattcagaaatttgaaaataaaaaaaatttaaaaaaattcgcaaaaaaaccaggtttaaacctacggaggaggcctttagtcccggttagccacgagaaccgcgactaaagcctttagtcgcggttcgtaagaggcgcgactaaagggggtctttagtcgcgcatatttagtcccggttgcacagccgggactaaaggcctttgcgaaccggactaaaggccttttttctaccagtgaactAATTAAGATTGAGGAAATGTAATGGTGTGCCGTTTGTGCCCATGGATTTGGAGGTCTCTACTGTCTGCATGAATGAACGATCAGAAGGTTTGAGGATTAATCCCCTCGTCTCCAGGTTGCCGAGTTGTTCATCCAAGAGTGCTCTCTGTTTTATAGTTCCCGCAGACTCTACTAGAGATCTAGGCAAAGGGACCAAATGAATCAGATCCCCGTCGCTGCGTTCCTTGCATCGCGTCTCG
Proteins encoded:
- the LOC123175683 gene encoding disease resistance protein Pik-2-like; translation: TTELQEDKSEKKLDTTELQEVKSMKKPSQDFILDALIEETMERFWEIEWEMNQQLVIKGIMDKIRDCFDRKGDEIILVILKLDYDWVSGWEETKKAFSIFGCIAGALMLTFEENRTRAKGYCCPSREPIDYSVLGLYHDITLELTNQQMNKESAQIFLGILENCHQHEFCMKIFVHALYANPKRSDEELSKLHRTLQKVRDKSLDKIAKKILKFSYSDMPKEYKSCLMYLAIFPRRQPIRRSTLIGRWVVEGLITKEDWASSVRHASRCFDALINRWLVYPADIGATGKIKSCVIGDLVHEFITKIARKRRIVETRLSHHLALRFSIFNDLRLRGSDKIDRFFEKLHEESSRVSLIKVLDLQDCQCFGRKNQIYLRDICSKMLLLKYLSLRGTDVTQLPTEINNLRELEVLDIRETYVPPSATVNVLLLKLKRLLAGRIVPSSGVSSTELFSVEIPDKVEKMVNMEVLSNVK